One Mustela nigripes isolate SB6536 chromosome 5, MUSNIG.SB6536, whole genome shotgun sequence DNA segment encodes these proteins:
- the BAG6 gene encoding large proline-rich protein BAG6 isoform X11 — MEPSDSTSTTTSMEEPDSLEVLVKTLDSQTRTFIVGAQMNVKEFKEHIAASVSIPSEKQRLIYQGRVLQDDKKLQEYNVGGKVIHLVERAPPQTQLPSGASSGIGSASATHGGGPPPGTRGPGASVHDRNANSYVMVGTFNLPSDGSAVDVHINMEQAPIQSEPRVRLVMAQHMIRDIQTLLSRMECRGGPQAQHSQPPPQTPTVAPEPGALSSQTSEPVESEVPPREPMEAEEVEERAPAQSPELTPSGPAPVGPTPAPETNAPNHPSPAEYVEVLQELQRLESRLQPFLQRYYEVLGTAATTDYNNNQEGREEDQRLINLVGESLRLLGNTFVALSDLRCNLACAPPRHLHVVRPMSHYTTPMVLQQAAIPIQINVGTTVTMTGNGTRPPPAASAEAAPTGPGQASSLAPTSTTVESSTEGVPPPGPAPPPTTSHPRVIRISHQSVEPVVMMHMNIQGPLSLSPCPDSGTQPGGVPSAPTGPLGPPGHGQTLGSTLIQLPSLPPEFMHAVAHQITHQAMVAAVASAAAGQQVQGFPTAPTRVVIARPTPPQARPSHPGGPPVSGTLQGAGLGTNASLAQMVSGLVGQLLMQPVLVAQGTPGMAPPPAPATASASAGTTNTATTAGPAPGGPAQPPPPQPSAADLQFSQLLGNLLGPAGPGAGGPGMASPTITVAMPGVPAFLQGMTDFLQATQTAPPPPPPPPPAPPAPEQQNMPPPGSPSGGAGSPGGLGLESLSPEFFTSVVQGVLNSLLGSLGARAGSSESIAAFIQRLSGSSNIFEPGADGALGFFGALLSLLCQNFSMVDVVMLLHGHFQPLQRLQPQLRSFFHQHYLGGQEPTPGNIRTATHTLITGLEEYVRESFSLVQVQPGVDIIRTNLEFLQEQFNSIAAHVLHCTDSGFGARLLELCNQGLFECLALNLHCLGGQQMELAAVINGRIRRMSRGVNPSLVSWLTTMMGLRLQVVLEHMPVGPDAILRYVRRVGDPPQPLPEEPMEVQGSERTSPEPQRENASPAPGTTAEEAMSRGPPPAPEGGGSRDERDGASAETEPWAAAVPPEWVPIIQQDIQSQRKVKPQPPLSDAYLSGMPAKRRKLRADIQKRLQEDPNYSPQRFPNAHRAFADDP; from the exons ATGGAGCCCAGTGATAGTACCAGTACCACTACTAGTATGGAGGAACCTGACAGCCTGGAGGTGCTGGTGAAGACCTTGGACTCTCAGACTCGGACCTTTATTGTGGGGGCCCAG ATGAATGTAAAGGAGTTTAAAGAGCACATCGCTGCCTCTGTCAGCATTCCGTCTGAGAAACAACGGCTTATTTATCAGGGACGAGTTCTGCAGGATGATAAGAAGCTCCAGGAATACA atgTTGGGGGAAAGGTTATTCACCTCGTGGAACGGGCTCCTCCTCAGACTCAGCTCCCTTCTGGGGCATCTTCTGGGATAGGTTCTGCCTCAGCCACCCATGGTGGAGGACCCCCACCTGGTACTCGGGGGCCTGGGGCCTCTGTTCATGACCGGAATGCCAACAGCTATGTCATGGTTGGAACCTTCAACCTTCCT AGTGACGGCTCTGCTGTGGATGTTCACATCAACATGGAACAGGCCCCGATTCAG AGTGAGCCCCGAGTACGGCTGGTGATGGCTCAGCACATGATCAGGGATATACAGACCTTACTATCCCGGATGGAG TGTCGAGGGGGACCCCAAGCACAGCACAGTCAGCCACCCCCACAGACGCCAACTGTGGCCCCGGAGCCTGGAGCCTTGAGCTCTCAAACATCAGAACCAGTTGAAAGTGAAGTGCCTCCTCGGGAGCCCATGGAGGCGGAAGAAGTGGAGGAGCgtgccccagcccagagcccagaacTCACCCCTTCTGGCCCAGCTCCTGTGGGCCCAACGCCTGCCCCAGAGACAAATGCACCCAA CCATCCTTCCCCAGCGGAGTATGTTGAAGTGCTCCAGGAGCTCCAGCGGCTGGAGAGCCGCCTTCAGCCCTTCCTGCAGCGCTACTACGAGGTTCTGGGCACTGCTGCCACCACGGACTACAACAACAAC CAAGAGGGGCGTGAAGAGGATCAGCGCTTGATTAACTTGGTGGGGGAGAGCCTGCGGCTGCTGGGCAACACCTTCGTGGCGCTGTCGGACCTGCGCTGCAATCTGGCCTGTGCACCCCCGCGACACCTGCACGTGGTCCGGCCCATGTCCCACTACACCACTCCCATGGTGCTCCAGCAGGCAGCCATCCCCATTCAG ATCAACGTGGGAACCACTGTGACCATGACGGGGAATGGGACTCGGCCCCCCCCGGCTGCCAGTGCGGAGGCAGCTCCGACTGGTCCTGGGCAGGCCTCGTCCCTGGCTCCCACTTCTACCACTGTTGAGTCCTCAACCGAGGGGGTTCCCCCGCCAGGGCCAGCTCCCCCACCGACCACCAGCCACCCAAGGGTCATTCGGATTTCCCACCAGAGCGTGGAACCCGTGGTCATGATGCACATGAACATCCAAG GgccactctctctgtctccctgcccagATTCTGGCACACAGCCCGGTGGAGTTCCGAGTGCTCCCACTGGCCCCCTAGGACCCCCTGGTCATGGCCAGACCCTGG GCTCCACCCTCATCcagctgccctccctgccccctgagTTCATGCACGCCGTCGCCCACCAGATCACTCATCAGGCCATGGTGGCAGCTGTTGCCTCCGCGGCCGCAG GACAGCAGGTGCAAGGCTTTCCGACAGCTCCGACCCGGGTGGTGATCGCCCGGCCCACCCCTCCACAGGCTCGGCCTTCCCATCCTGGGGGGCCCCCTGTCTCGGGTACTCTA cagggcgCCGGGCTGGGTACAAATGCCTCCTTGGCCCAGATGGTGAGCGGACTTGTGGGGCAGCTTCTGATGCAGCCTGTTCTCGTGG CTCAGGGGACTCCAGGAATGGCTCCACCTCCGGCCCCTGCCACTGCTTCAGCTAGTGCCGGCACCACCAACACCGCTACCACAGCCGGCCCTGCTCCTGGGGGGCCTGCCCAGCCTCCACCCCCTCAGCCCTCTGCGGCCGACCTGCAGTTCTCTCAGCTCCTGGGGAACCTGCTGGGGCCGGCGGGGCCTGGGGCCGGAGGGCCTGGCATGGCTTCTCCCACCATCACTGTGGCGATGCCTGGCGTCCCCGCCTTTCTGCAGGGCATGACTGACTTTCTGCAG GCAACACAGACGGCGCCTCcgccccctccaccacccccacccgcacccccGGCCCCCGAGCAGCAGAACATGCCCCCACCGGGGTCCCCTTCTGGTGGCGCAGGGAGTCCTGGAGGCCTGGGTCTTGAGAGCCTTTCACCGGAGTTTTTTACCTCCGTGGTGCAGGGTGTTCTGAActccctgctgggctccctgggggCCCGGGCTGGCAGCAGTGAGAGTATCGCCGCTTTCATACAGCGCCTTAGTGGATCCAGCAACATCTTCGAGCCTGGGGCTGATGGGGCCCTCG GATTCTTTGGGGCCCTGCTCTCTCTTCTGTGCCAGAACTTTTCCATGGTGGATGTGGTGATGCTTCTTCATGGCCATTTCCAGCCACTGCAGCGGCTTCAGCCCCAGCTGCGATCCTTTTTCCACCAGCACTACTTGGGTGGCCAAGAGCCCACGCCTGGTAACATACGG ACGGCAACCCACACGTTGATCACGGGGCTGGAAGAATATGTGCGGGAGAGTTTT TCTCTGGTGCAGGTTCAGCCTGGTGTGGACATCATCCGGACAAACCTGGAGTTTCTCCAAGAGCAGTTCAACAGCATTGCCGCTCATGTGCTGCACTGCACAG ACAGTGGATTTGGGGCCCGTTTGTTGGAGCTGTGTAACCAGGGCCTGTTTGAATGCCTGGCCCTCAACCTGCACTGCTTGGGGGGACAGCAGATGGAACTGGCTGCAGTCATCAATGGCCGAATT CGTCGCATGTCTCGTGGGGTGAACCCATCCTTGGTGAGCTGGCTGACCACTATGATGGGACTGAGGCTTCAGGTGGTTCTGGAGCACATGCCCGTGGGCCCTGATGCCATCCTCAGATACGTTCGCAGGGTCGGTGATCCCCCCCAG CCCCTTCCTGAGGAGCCAATGGAAGTTCAGGGATCAGAAAGAACTTCCCCTGAGCCTCAG CGGGAGAATGCTTCCCCGGCCCCGGGCACTACGGCAGAAGAGGCCATGTCCCGAGGGCCACCTCCTGCTCCTGAGGGTGGCGGCTCCCGTGACGAGCGGGATGGAGCTTCAGCTGAGACAGAGCCTTGGGCAGCTGCAGTCCCCCCA gagTGGGTTCCGATTATCCAGCAGGACATTCAGAGCCAGCGGAAGGTGAAGCCGCAACCCCCCCTGAGTGATGCCTACCTCAGTGGTATGCCTGCCAAGAGACGTAAG ctccgGGCTGATATACAAAAGCGACTGCAGGAAGACCCCAACTACAGTCCCCAGCGCTTCCCTAATGCCCACCGGGCCTTTGCTGATGATCCCTAG
- the BAG6 gene encoding large proline-rich protein BAG6 isoform X6 — MEPSDSTSTTTSMEEPDSLEVLVKTLDSQTRTFIVGAQMNVKEFKEHIAASVSIPSEKQRLIYQGRVLQDDKKLQEYNVGGKVIHLVERAPPQTQLPSGASSGIGSASATHGGGPPPGTRGPGASVHDRNANSYVMVGTFNLPSDGSAVDVHINMEQAPIQSEPRVRLVMAQHMIRDIQTLLSRMECRGGPQAQHSQPPPQTPTVAPEPGALSSQTSEPVESEVPPREPMEAEEVEERAPAQSPELTPSGPAPVGPTPAPETNAPNHPSPAEYVEVLQELQRLESRLQPFLQRYYEVLGTAATTDYNNNQEGREEDQRLINLVGESLRLLGNTFVALSDLRCNLACAPPRHLHVVRPMSHYTTPMVLQQAAIPIQINVGTTVTMTGNGTRPPPAASAEAAPTGPGQASSLAPTSTTVESSTEGVPPPGPAPPPTTSHPRVIRISHQSVEPVVMMHMNIQGPLSLSPCPDSGTQPGGVPSAPTGPLGPPGHGQTLGQQVQGFPTAPTRVVIARPTPPQARPSHPGGPPVSGTLQGAGLGTNASLAQMVSGLVGQLLMQPVLVAQGTPGMAPPPAPATASASAGTTNTATTAGPAPGGPAQPPPPQPSAADLQFSQLLGNLLGPAGPGAGGPGMASPTITVAMPGVPAFLQGMTDFLQATQTAPPPPPPPPPAPPAPEQQNMPPPGSPSGGAGSPGGLGLESLSPEFFTSVVQGVLNSLLGSLGARAGSSESIAAFIQRLSGSSNIFEPGADGALGFFGALLSLLCQNFSMVDVVMLLHGHFQPLQRLQPQLRSFFHQHYLGGQEPTPGNIRTATHTLITGLEEYVRESFSLVQVQPGVDIIRTNLEFLQEQFNSIAAHVLHCTDSGFGARLLELCNQGLFECLALNLHCLGGQQMELAAVINGRIRRMSRGVNPSLVSWLTTMMGLRLQVVLEHMPVGPDAILRYVRRVGDPPQPLPEEPMEVQGSERTSPEPQRENASPAPGTTAEEAMSRGPPPAPEGGGSRDERDGASAETEPWAAAVPPEWVPIIQQDIQSQRKVKPQPPLSDAYLSGMPAKRRKTMQGEGPQLLLSEAVSRAAKAAGARPLTSPESLSRDLEAPEVQESYRQQLRADIQKRLQEDPNYSPQRFPNAHRAFADDP, encoded by the exons ATGGAGCCCAGTGATAGTACCAGTACCACTACTAGTATGGAGGAACCTGACAGCCTGGAGGTGCTGGTGAAGACCTTGGACTCTCAGACTCGGACCTTTATTGTGGGGGCCCAG ATGAATGTAAAGGAGTTTAAAGAGCACATCGCTGCCTCTGTCAGCATTCCGTCTGAGAAACAACGGCTTATTTATCAGGGACGAGTTCTGCAGGATGATAAGAAGCTCCAGGAATACA atgTTGGGGGAAAGGTTATTCACCTCGTGGAACGGGCTCCTCCTCAGACTCAGCTCCCTTCTGGGGCATCTTCTGGGATAGGTTCTGCCTCAGCCACCCATGGTGGAGGACCCCCACCTGGTACTCGGGGGCCTGGGGCCTCTGTTCATGACCGGAATGCCAACAGCTATGTCATGGTTGGAACCTTCAACCTTCCT AGTGACGGCTCTGCTGTGGATGTTCACATCAACATGGAACAGGCCCCGATTCAG AGTGAGCCCCGAGTACGGCTGGTGATGGCTCAGCACATGATCAGGGATATACAGACCTTACTATCCCGGATGGAG TGTCGAGGGGGACCCCAAGCACAGCACAGTCAGCCACCCCCACAGACGCCAACTGTGGCCCCGGAGCCTGGAGCCTTGAGCTCTCAAACATCAGAACCAGTTGAAAGTGAAGTGCCTCCTCGGGAGCCCATGGAGGCGGAAGAAGTGGAGGAGCgtgccccagcccagagcccagaacTCACCCCTTCTGGCCCAGCTCCTGTGGGCCCAACGCCTGCCCCAGAGACAAATGCACCCAA CCATCCTTCCCCAGCGGAGTATGTTGAAGTGCTCCAGGAGCTCCAGCGGCTGGAGAGCCGCCTTCAGCCCTTCCTGCAGCGCTACTACGAGGTTCTGGGCACTGCTGCCACCACGGACTACAACAACAAC CAAGAGGGGCGTGAAGAGGATCAGCGCTTGATTAACTTGGTGGGGGAGAGCCTGCGGCTGCTGGGCAACACCTTCGTGGCGCTGTCGGACCTGCGCTGCAATCTGGCCTGTGCACCCCCGCGACACCTGCACGTGGTCCGGCCCATGTCCCACTACACCACTCCCATGGTGCTCCAGCAGGCAGCCATCCCCATTCAG ATCAACGTGGGAACCACTGTGACCATGACGGGGAATGGGACTCGGCCCCCCCCGGCTGCCAGTGCGGAGGCAGCTCCGACTGGTCCTGGGCAGGCCTCGTCCCTGGCTCCCACTTCTACCACTGTTGAGTCCTCAACCGAGGGGGTTCCCCCGCCAGGGCCAGCTCCCCCACCGACCACCAGCCACCCAAGGGTCATTCGGATTTCCCACCAGAGCGTGGAACCCGTGGTCATGATGCACATGAACATCCAAG GgccactctctctgtctccctgcccagATTCTGGCACACAGCCCGGTGGAGTTCCGAGTGCTCCCACTGGCCCCCTAGGACCCCCTGGTCATGGCCAGACCCTGG GACAGCAGGTGCAAGGCTTTCCGACAGCTCCGACCCGGGTGGTGATCGCCCGGCCCACCCCTCCACAGGCTCGGCCTTCCCATCCTGGGGGGCCCCCTGTCTCGGGTACTCTA cagggcgCCGGGCTGGGTACAAATGCCTCCTTGGCCCAGATGGTGAGCGGACTTGTGGGGCAGCTTCTGATGCAGCCTGTTCTCGTGG CTCAGGGGACTCCAGGAATGGCTCCACCTCCGGCCCCTGCCACTGCTTCAGCTAGTGCCGGCACCACCAACACCGCTACCACAGCCGGCCCTGCTCCTGGGGGGCCTGCCCAGCCTCCACCCCCTCAGCCCTCTGCGGCCGACCTGCAGTTCTCTCAGCTCCTGGGGAACCTGCTGGGGCCGGCGGGGCCTGGGGCCGGAGGGCCTGGCATGGCTTCTCCCACCATCACTGTGGCGATGCCTGGCGTCCCCGCCTTTCTGCAGGGCATGACTGACTTTCTGCAG GCAACACAGACGGCGCCTCcgccccctccaccacccccacccgcacccccGGCCCCCGAGCAGCAGAACATGCCCCCACCGGGGTCCCCTTCTGGTGGCGCAGGGAGTCCTGGAGGCCTGGGTCTTGAGAGCCTTTCACCGGAGTTTTTTACCTCCGTGGTGCAGGGTGTTCTGAActccctgctgggctccctgggggCCCGGGCTGGCAGCAGTGAGAGTATCGCCGCTTTCATACAGCGCCTTAGTGGATCCAGCAACATCTTCGAGCCTGGGGCTGATGGGGCCCTCG GATTCTTTGGGGCCCTGCTCTCTCTTCTGTGCCAGAACTTTTCCATGGTGGATGTGGTGATGCTTCTTCATGGCCATTTCCAGCCACTGCAGCGGCTTCAGCCCCAGCTGCGATCCTTTTTCCACCAGCACTACTTGGGTGGCCAAGAGCCCACGCCTGGTAACATACGG ACGGCAACCCACACGTTGATCACGGGGCTGGAAGAATATGTGCGGGAGAGTTTT TCTCTGGTGCAGGTTCAGCCTGGTGTGGACATCATCCGGACAAACCTGGAGTTTCTCCAAGAGCAGTTCAACAGCATTGCCGCTCATGTGCTGCACTGCACAG ACAGTGGATTTGGGGCCCGTTTGTTGGAGCTGTGTAACCAGGGCCTGTTTGAATGCCTGGCCCTCAACCTGCACTGCTTGGGGGGACAGCAGATGGAACTGGCTGCAGTCATCAATGGCCGAATT CGTCGCATGTCTCGTGGGGTGAACCCATCCTTGGTGAGCTGGCTGACCACTATGATGGGACTGAGGCTTCAGGTGGTTCTGGAGCACATGCCCGTGGGCCCTGATGCCATCCTCAGATACGTTCGCAGGGTCGGTGATCCCCCCCAG CCCCTTCCTGAGGAGCCAATGGAAGTTCAGGGATCAGAAAGAACTTCCCCTGAGCCTCAG CGGGAGAATGCTTCCCCGGCCCCGGGCACTACGGCAGAAGAGGCCATGTCCCGAGGGCCACCTCCTGCTCCTGAGGGTGGCGGCTCCCGTGACGAGCGGGATGGAGCTTCAGCTGAGACAGAGCCTTGGGCAGCTGCAGTCCCCCCA gagTGGGTTCCGATTATCCAGCAGGACATTCAGAGCCAGCGGAAGGTGAAGCCGCAACCCCCCCTGAGTGATGCCTACCTCAGTGGTATGCCTGCCAAGAGACGTAAG ACGATGCAGGGTGAGGGCCCCCAGCTGCTTCTCTCAGAGGCCGTGAGCCGGGCAGCTAAGGCAGCCGGAGCTCGGCCCCTGACAAGCCCTGAGAGCCTGAGCCGGGACCTGGAGGCACCAGAGGTTCAGGAGAGCTACAGGCAGCAG ctccgGGCTGATATACAAAAGCGACTGCAGGAAGACCCCAACTACAGTCCCCAGCGCTTCCCTAATGCCCACCGGGCCTTTGCTGATGATCCCTAG